A single genomic interval of Daucus carota subsp. sativus chromosome 1, DH1 v3.0, whole genome shotgun sequence harbors:
- the LOC108205138 gene encoding probable amidase At4g34880, which translates to MTGYGVLLVFFAITFISPSISVNGGILRKFQAQEITVQDIQIAFKQKKLTSRKLVEFYISEIQRLNPVLKSVLEINPDALYQADKADQERKSKAPLSLSNIHGIPILLKDNIATKDKLNTTAGSYALLGSVVPRDAGVVEKLRKAGAIILGKASLSEWSHYRADFIPNGWCARGGQAVNPYVASADPCGSSSGSAISVAANMAAVSLGTETDGSILCPSSYNSVVGIKPTLGLTSRAGVVPITPRQDSVGPICRTVSDAVYVLDAIVGFDRNDAATRRSSKFIPSGGYPQFLRTDGLRGKRLLITHYPGFGFSNDSAVVNAFEPHLRKLRDKGAVLVDKLLEIPNVSDYFGSSGEDTAMSVEFKSAINTYLKKLVVSHVRTLEDLIKFNHKFSGLEMLKEFGQSLFLASEATNGTDAAYRKAITNMKKLNKGYEKMMRDNKLDAFVTPSPNCSPVLAIGGYPGISVPAGYDSNGVPLGICFGGLKGSEPKLIEIAYGFEQATKFRRPPAFKP; encoded by the exons ATGACAGGCTATGGTGTGCTGCTGGTATTTTTTGCTATTACTTTTATCAGTCCAAGCATTAGTGTTAATGGTGGCATATTGAGAAAGTTCCAAGCTCAAGAAATTACTGTACAAGACATTCAGATTGCTTTTAAGCAAAAGAAGCTCACCTCAAGGAAGCTTGTTGAGTTCTATATTAGTGAGATTCAGAGACTCAATCCGGTCCTCAAGAGTGTTTTGGAGATAAACCCTGATGCACTTTATCAGGCTGATAAGGCAGATCAAGAACGGAAGTCCAAGGCACCTCTGTCATTGTCCAACATTCATGGTATTCCTATTTTGCTCAAGGATAATATTGCAACAAAGGATAAGCTTAACACTACTGCAGGGTCATATGCTCTTCTTGGGTCAGTTGTGCCACGCGATGCAGGTGTGGTGGAGAAGTTAAGAAAAGCAGGCGCAATTATTCTTGGAAAGGCTAGTTTGAGCGAGTGGTCTCATTATAGAGCAGATTTCATTCCTAATGGTTGGTGTGCTAGAGGTGGCCAAGCTGTG AACCCGTATGTAGCATCTGCAGACCCGTGTGGATCAAGCAGTGGATCAGCAATATCAGTAGCTGCAAATATGGCTGCAGTGTCACTTGGTACAGAGACTGATGGATCCATATTATGTCCTTCCAGTTACAACTCTGTTGTTGGTATTAAACCTACATTAGGCTTAACAAGCCGGGCAGGGGTTGTTCCAATCACACCAAGGCAGGACAGTGTCGG TCCTATTTGCAGGACAGTATCAGATGCTGTCTATGTACTTGATGCCATTGTTGGTTTTGACCGCAATGATGCAGCAACAAGAAGATCTTCCAAGTTCATACCAAGTGGAGGCTATCCACAATTTCTCAGGACTGATGGGCTCAGAGGGAAGAGATTGCTGATAACGCATTATCCTGGATTTGGTTTTTCAAATGACTCTGCAGTAGTCAATGCTTTTGAACCACATTTACGCAAGCTAAG GGATAAAGGTGCAGTTTTGGTCGATAAGCTGCTGGAAATACCCAATGTCAGTGATTACTTTGGCTCAAGCGGTGAAGACACAGCAATGTCAGTCGAATTTAAATCAGCTATAAATACGTACCTGAAGAAACTCGTGGTCTCCCATGTTCGTACCTTGGAGgatttaataaaattcaatCACAAATTCTCTGGTTTG GAAATGTTAAAAGAATTTGGACAGTCATTGTTTCTTGCTTCAGAAGCAACAAATGGTACTGATGCTGCATATAGAAAAGCTATAACGAATATGAAGAAACTTAACAAAGGATATGAAAAGATGATGCGGGACAATAAGCTTGATGCATTTGTGACTCCTAGCCCGAATTGTTCTCCTGTTCTTGCTATCGGAGGATATCCAGGAATCAGTGTCCCCGCTGGATATGATAGTAACGGAGTGCCTCTTGGAATCTGTTTTGGTGGATTGAAGGGATCCGAACCCAAACTGATCGaaattgcatatggatttgagCAAGCAACTAAGTTCAGAAGGCCACCAGCATTTAAACCATAA
- the LOC108204339 gene encoding bifunctional aspartokinase/homoserine dehydrogenase, chloroplastic, translating to MSLSSAISPSSYAAIAAASSARTPIFNKKKTAAVLSPLSLFHQSPSLSKTGIFLHRGRKESSSKFYIAASVTTAVPSLDDSVEKVQLPRGAMWSIHKFGGTCVGSSERIRNVAEIVVEDDSERKLVVVSAMSKVTDMMYDLIYKAQSRDDSYESALDAVMEKHKLTAFDLLDGDDLARFLTRLQHDVNNLKAMLRAIYIAGHATESFSDFVVGHGELWSAQLLSFVIRKNGGDCNWMDTRDVLVVNPAGSNQVDPDYLESEKRLEKWFSSNQCQTIVATGFIASTPQNIPTTLKRDGSDFSAAIMGALLRAGQVTIWTDVNGVYSADPRKVSEAVVLKTLSYQEAWEMSYFGANVLHPRTIIPVMRYDIPIVIRNIFNLSAPGTMICRESVGETEDGLKLESHVKGFATIDNLALINVEGTGMAGVPGTASAIFGAVKDVGANVIMISQASSEHSICFAVPESEVKAVAKALEARFRQALDAGRLSQVAIIPNCSILATVGQKMASTPGVSATLFNALAKANINVRAIAQGCTEYNITVVLSREDCVRALKAVHSRFYLSRTTIAVGIVGPGLIGATLLDQLRDQAAILKENSKIDLRVMGITGSRTMLLSETGIDLSRWREVQKEKGETADLEKFVQHVRGNHFIPSTVIVDCTADSEVASHYHDWLCRGIHVVTPNKKANSGPLDQYLKLRALQRRSYTHYFYEATVGAGLPIITTLQGLLETGDKILRIEGIFSGTLSYIFNNFKSTTSFSEVVSEAKAAGYTEPDPRDDLAGTDVARKVIILARESGLKLELSDIPVQSLVPEPLRDIASAEEFLLQLPQFDSDMTRKREDAENAGEVLRYVGVVDAVNQKGVVELKRYKKEHPFAQLSGSDNIIAFTTERYNKQPLIIRGPGAGAEVTAGGVFSDILRLASYLGAPS from the exons ATGTCGCTCTCTTCCGCCATATCTCCGTCATCTTACGCGGCCATCGCCGCCGCTTCCTCTGCACGGACTCCCATTTTCAACAAGAAAAAGACGGCGGCGgttctctctcccctctctcttTTCCATCAgtctccctctctctccaa AACAGGTATATTTTTGCATCGGGGAAGAAAGGAGTCGTCGTCGAAGTTTTACATTGCTGCTTCCGTTACAACTGCAG TTCCTTCTCTCGATGACTCCGTTGAGAAGGTTCAGCTCCCCAGGGGTGCTATGTGGTCTATTCATAAATTTGGAGGCACCTGTGTGGGAAGCTCTGAAAGGATCCGAAATGTTGCAGAGATAGTTGTGGAGGATGATTCTGAAAGAAAGCTAGTTGTAGTCTCTGCAATGTCAAAGGTCACAGATATGATGTATGATCTAATTTACAAGGCGCAGTCACGGGATGATTCTTATGAATCTGCGCTCGATGCTGTTATGGAAAAGCACAAGTTAACAGCATTTGATCTCCTTGATGGAGATGACCTTGCTAGATTTTTAACTAGGCTGCAACATGATGTTAATAACCTCAAAGCAATGCTTCGTGCAATATACATag CTGGTCATGCCACCGAATCTTTTTCGGATTTTGTTGTGGGACATGGAGAGCTATGGTCAGCTCAGCTGTTGTCATTTGTAATAAGAAAG AATGGGGGTGACTGTAATTGGATGGACACACGAGATGTTCTTGTTGTAAATCCTGCTGGATCTAATCAAGTCGATCCTGATTATTTGGAATCTGAGAAGAGACTTGAGAAATGGTTCTCCAGCAACCAGTGTCAGACAATTGTTGCTACAGGTTTTATAGCTAGCACGCCTCAAAATATACCTACAACTTTGAAAAGAGACGGAAGTGACTTTTCTGCCGCTATAATGGGTGCTTTATTAAGGGCTGGTCAAGTCACGATTTGGACTGATGTTAATGGTGTATATAGTGCAGATCCTCGAAAAG TTAGTGAGGCTGTGGTATTAAAGACATTGTCTTATCAAGAAGCCTGGGAGATG TCATATTTTGGGGCTAATGTGTTACATCCCCGTACTATCATTCCTGTGATGCGATATGACATTCCAATTGTAATAAGAAATATATTCAACCTATCTGCTCCGGGAACAATGATATGCCGAGAATCTGTAGGCGAAACTGAAGATGGGTTAAAATTGGAATCTCATGTCAAAGGATTTGCTACTATTGATAATCTGGCACTCATTAATGTTGAAGG AACTGGAATGGCTGGTGTTCCTGGTACAGCTAGTGCAATTTTTGGTGCTGTCAAGGATGTGGGAGCTAATGTTATAATGATATCTCAG GCTAGCAGTGAGCATTCTATTTGCTTTGCTGTGCCTGAGAGTGAAGTGAAAGCTGTTGCTAAAGCTTTGGAGGCCAGATTTCGTCAAGCTTTAGATGCTGGTCGTCTTTCCCAG GTTGCTATTATTCCAAACTGTAGCATCTTGGCAACAGTTGGCCAAAAGATGGCAAGTACTCCTGGCGTGAGTGCTACACTTTTCAATGCGCTTGCAAAG GCCAATATAAACGTTCGTGCTATAGCCCAGGGCTGTACAGAGTATAATATCACTGTAGTTCTCAGTCGAGAAGATTGTGTGAGGGCTTTGAAAGCTGTCCATTCAAGATTTTATCTGTCGAGAACCACAATAGCAGTGGGTATTGTCGGACCTGGATTAATCGGAGCTACTTTACTTGACCAGCTCAGGGATCAG GCAGCAATCCTCAAGGAAAATTCTAAAATTGATTTGCGTGTTATGGGTATCACCGGATCGAGAACAATGCTTCTGAGCGAAAC GGGAATCGATTTAAGTAGATGGAGAGAAGTCCAAAAAGAGAAAGGGGAAACAGCTGACCTAGAAAAATTTGTACAACATGTGCGTGGAAATCATTTTATTCCAAGCACTGTTATAGTAGATTGTACAGCAGACTCTGAAGTGGCAAGTCACTACCATGACTGGTTGTGTAGGGGAATTCATGTCGTTACCCCAAATAAGAAGGCAAATTCAGGACCCCTTGATCAG TATTTGAAGTTGAGAGCTCTCCAGCGGCGATCCTACACACACTATTTTTATGAAGCTACTGTTGGTGCTGGTCTCCCGATCATAACCACTTTGCAGGGACTTCTTGAAACCGGGGACAAGATATTGCGAATTGAAGGCATTTTCAG CGGGACTCTTAGTTACATATTCAACAACTTCAAGAGTACAACATCTTTTAGTGAAGTGGTAAGTGAGGCAAAAGCGGCAGGGTATACTGAACCAGATCCAAGGGATGATCTAGCCGGAACTGATGTTGCTAGAAAG GTAATAATTCTTGCTAGAGAATCTGGATTAAAGCTCGAACTGTCTGATATTCCTGTACAGAGCCTTGTTCCAGAACCACTAAGG GATATTGCGTCAGCCGAAGAATTTCTGCTACAGCTACCACAGTTTGATTCAGATATGACCAGAAAACGAGAGGATGCTGAAAATGCGGGGGAA GTTCTAAGGTACGTTGGGGTGGTGGATGCTGTAAATCAAAAAGGTGTTGTTGAATTGAAAAGATACAAAAAAGAGCACCCGTTCGCACAGCTTTCTGGGTCCGATAACATCATTGCTTTCACAACTGAAAGATACAACAAGCAACCTCTAATAATTCGAGGTCCCGGTGCTGGGGCAGAGGTGACAGCTGGTGGAGTATTCAGTGATATTTTGCGGCTTGCTTCATATCTTGGTGCACCATCATAA
- the LOC108199424 gene encoding dirigent protein 21, with protein sequence MMYVVVVSAAVLAFSCNAADQQPEDVKKWLEQRENHKKITKLHFYFHELRERTSTLVAQANSSATSPTFFGVTYVMDDPLTAGPEFTSEPVGRAQGLYASASKEEAGLVCVFNFVFTNDKYNGSSLSIFGYNPTLRQSRELVVVGGTGVFRMARGVAVLSFVYFDVAGGNATVEYNVIVEHY encoded by the coding sequence ATGATGTACGTGGTGGTGGTGTCCGCGGCAGTCCTAGCGTTTTCCTGCAATGCTGCTGATCAACAGCCCGAAGacgtaaagaaatggttggaaCAGAGGGAAAACCACAAGAAGATAACAAAACTTCATTTCTACTTTCACGAACTACGTGAAAGAACTTCTACTCTTGTGGCTCAAGCCAACTCTAGTGCAACATCACCAACTTTCTTCGGCGTGACCTATGTGATGGATGATCCGCTGACAGCAGGCCCTGAGTTCACGTCGGAGCCTGTAGGGCGAGCTCAGGGCCTGTATGCCTCGGCCTCCAAGGAGGAAGCGGGTTTGGTCTGTgtatttaattttgtgtttaCTAATGACAAGTACAATGGAAGCAGTTTGAGCATTTTCGGCTACAATCCAACTCTTCGACAGAGTAGAGAGCTTGTGGTGGTGGGAGGGACTGGTGTTTTCCGGATGGCCCGCGGAGTTGCGGTGTTAAGCTTCGTTTACTTTGATGTGGCTGGTGGAAATGCTACGGTTGAGTACAATGTTATAGTTGAGCATTATTAA
- the LOC108205031 gene encoding 2-carboxy-1,4-naphthoquinone phytyltransferase, chloroplastic, with product MSMAMSATLCNLNPINYQTTQIITSYYSVATLSSEGKRSPCCCIASRVYRSRLGDRHIKIRRQYCWSSNSRAQHSEATKQDDVPRETLIWRAIKLPIYSVALVPITVGSAAAYSLSGLFSARRYLVILASSILIITWLNLSNDVYDFDTGADVNKKESVVNLVGSRTGTLIAAYLLLVLGFMGLSWASLEAGSLRSILLLASAVICGYIYQCPPFRLSYQGLGEPLCFAAFGPFATTAFYLLQSSTRELPVSGTILCASVLAGFTTTLILFCSHFHQINEDIPVGKLSPLVRLGTNAGSEIVKVAVVALYALLFAFGLTRALPFSSVLLCALTLPVGNLVVRFVDENHEDKNKIFMAKYFCVRLHTIFGAALAAGLVVARMIPGRLVAVGH from the exons ATGAGCATGGCAATGTCAGCCACACTATGCAACCTAAACCCAATCAATTACCAGACCACTCAGATCATCACAAG CTACTATTCAGTGGCTACTTTGTCTTCTGAGGGCAAAAGATCACCATGCTGCTGCATCGCCAGTCGAGTATATAGAAGCAGACTTGGTGACAGACATATTAAGATCAGAAGACAGTATTGTTGGTCCTCCAACAGCAGAGCACAACATTCTGAAGCCACAAAACAAGATGATGTACCTAGGGAAACCTTGATATGGAGGGCCATTAAATTGCCAATATATTCTGTTGCTTTGGTTCCCATCACT GTTGGAAGTGCGGCTGCATATTCTCTGTCTGGACTATTTTCAGCCAGGCGTTACCTAGTGATCCTGGCTTCTTCAATTCTTATAATCACTTGGCTGAACTTGAG CAACGACgtttatgattttgatacaGGAGCAGATGTTAACAAGAAAGAGTCTGTTGTTAACTTAGTTGGCAG TCGTACGGGGACCCTGATTGCTGCTTACTTACTACTAGTTCTTGGTTTTATGGGCCTTTCTTGGGCATCTCTGGAGGCTGGAAGTCTGAGATCCATATTACTATTGGCAAGTGCAGTCATTTGTGGCTACATATATCAG TGCCCACCGTTTCGTTTGAGTTACCAAGGATTAGGGGAACCCTTATGCTTTGCAGCATTTGGTCCATTTGCTACTACAGCTTTTTATTTACTACAGAGTAGCACAAG AGAGCTTCCAGTAAGTGGCACAATCCTCTGCGCATCAGTTCTTGCTGGCTTCACTACAACACTTATTCTTTTCTGCAGTCACTTTCATCAG ATAAATGAAGATATACCTGTAGGTAAACTGTCTCCCTTG GTAAGGCTTGGCACAAATGCCGGTTCAGAAATAGTAAAGGTAGCAGTGGTAGCACTCTATGCACTTCTGTTTGCATTTGGTCTTACCAGAGCCCTGCCCTTTTCTTCAGTT TTGCTTTGTGCCCTTACATTACCTGTTGGCAATCTCGTGGTTAGATTTGTTGATGAGAATCACGAG GACAAAAATAAGATCTTTATGGCCAAGTATTTCTGTGTGAGATTGCATACCATATTTGGAGCTGCATTGGCTGCCGGGCTAGTGGTTGCCAGAATGATCCCGGGAAGACTTGTAGCTGTTGGGCACTGA
- the LOC108199356 gene encoding uncharacterized protein LOC108199356, whose protein sequence is MAEIVKQILAKPIQLADNVVKAADVTNNFKQECAEIKTKTEKLAGLLRQAARASNDLYERPTRRIIDDTEQVLDKTLVLVDKCRASGLRRIFTIIPAAAFRKTSQQLENSIGDVSWLLRVSAPADDRDDEYLGLPPIAANEPILCLIWEQVAILCSGSIEDRADAAASLVSLARDNDRYGKLIIEEGGVPPLLKLVKEGKMEGQENAARAIGLLGRDPESVEQIVNSGVCSVFGKILKEGHMKVQIVVAWAVSELAANHPKCQDHFAQNNAIRLLVSHLAFETIQEHSKYAIASKHNMSSLHTVVMAKNDNTGSHEAEEDMSSRVSRPSAVTNPSQMHNVVTNTMALKSTSQKHPNFQANSNDAWQNNQQQQQQQQHHHPNVALNGTSIKGREYEDPITKAEMKAMSARALRHLCANNVAICKSVTESRALLCFAVLLEKGPDDVQYNSALALMEITAVAEESSDLRKTAFKPTAPAAKAVVDQLLKIIEKADSDLLGPCINAIGNLARTFRATETRIVPPLVRLLDEREPEITREAAFALNKFAGTDNFLHVNHSKAIIAAGGAKHLIQHVYFAEQMVQIPSLILLCYIALHVPDSEELAQEEVLIVLEWGLKQGHLVQDPDIETLLLESKSRLVLYQSRGTRGFH, encoded by the coding sequence ATGGCTGAGATTGTGAAACAAATATTAGCCAAGCCTATACAATTGGCTGATAATGTTGTGAAAGCAGCAGATGTGACCAACAATTTTAAGCAAGAATGTGCAGAAATCAAGACCAAGACAGAGAAGCTTGCAGGCCTTTTACGACAAGCTGCTCGCGCAAGCAATGACCTCTATGAGCGTCCTACGCGAAGGATTATTGATGATACGGAGCAGGTTCTTGACAAAACTCTTGTGCTGGTGGACAAATGTCGCGCCAGTGGGCTTAGAAGGATTTTTACCATCATTCCTGCAGCTGCATTTAGGAAAACCTCACAGCAACTTGAGAATTCTATTGGAGATGTTTCGTGGCTTCTTCGTGTTTCTGCTCCTGCGGATGACAGGGATGATGAGTATCTTGGGCTGCCTCCCATCGCGGCAAATGAGCCTATTTTGTGCCTGATATGGGAGCAAGTGGCCATTTTGTGCTCTGGCTCCATTGAGGACAGGGCTGATGCTGCAGCCTCGCTTGTTTCGTTGGCTCGGGACAATGATAGATATGGAAAACTAATTATTGAGGAGGGTGGTGTTCCGCCTTTGTTGAAGTTGGTTAAAGAAGGGAAAATGGAAGGCCAAGAGAATGCTGCTAGGGCGATAGGCTTGCTGGGGCGCGATCCAGAGAGCGTTGAGCAGATAGTGAATTCAGGTGTCTGTTCAGTGTTTGGGAAAATCCTTAAAGAAGGGCATATGAAGGTTCAGATTGTGGTGGCTTGGGCTGTGTCTGAGTTAGCTGCTAATCATCCCAAATGCCAAGACCATTTTGCACAAAACAATGCTATTAGGCTGTTGGTGAGTCATTTGGCCTTTGAGACGATTCAAGAACATAGTAAGTACGCGATTGCTAGTAAGCACAACATGTCGTCGCTCCATACAGTTGTCATGGCGAAGAATGACAATACTGGGAGCCATGAAGCTGAAGAAGATATGTCTAGTAGAGTTTCTAGGCCAAGCGCGGTGACTAATCCAAGCCAAATGCACAATGTGGTAACGAATACAATGGCGTTGAAGTCCACTTCACAAAAACACCCAAATTTTCAAGCTAATAGTAATGATGCTTGGCAAAACAAtcagcaacagcagcagcagcagcagcaccaCCACCCGAATGTTGCACTAAACGGAACAAGCATTAAGGGCAGAGAGTACGAGGATCCAATCACCAAGGCCGAAATGAAGGCCATGTCTGCTCGGGCACTCAGGCACCTCTGTGCAAATAATGTGGCGATATGCAAAAGCGTGACAGAATCAAGAGCCCTTTTATGTTTCGCGGTGCTGTTAGAAAAAGGACCTGACGATGTCCAATACAACTCAGCATTAGCGCTGATGGAAATCACTGCAGTGGCTGAAGAAAGTTCAGATTTAAGGAAAACAGCTTTTAAGCCAACTGCACCAGCTGCCAAAGCAGTTGTGGATCAACTACTCAAAATAATCGAGAAAGCCGACTCCGACCTGTTGGGTCCATGTATCAATGCTATCGGGAACTTGGCAAGAACTTTCAGGGCTACTGAAACAAGGATCGTACCCCCTTTGGTCAGACTTCTCGACGAAAGGGAGCCTGAGATCACGAGAGAAGCTGCATTTGCACTAAACAAGTTTGCAGGCACGGATAATTTCCTCCATGTGAATCACTCCAAGGCAATCATCGCTGCAGGAGGAGCTAAGCATCTGATTCAACACGTGTATTTCGCGGAACAGATGGTGCAGATACCGTCACTGATACTACTGTGCTACATTGCACTACATGTTCCTGATAGTGAAGAGTTAGCCCAGGAAGAGGTGTTGATAGTGCTGGAATGGGGATTAAAGCAAGGACATTTGGTGCAAGATCCTGACATTGAAACACTGCTGTTGGAATCAAAAAGTAGACTGGTACTTTACCAATCTAGAGGTACGAGAGGATTTCATTAA
- the LOC108223467 gene encoding dirigent protein 21, producing the protein MTNIMDDPLTAGPEFTSKPVGRAQGMYSTSSMEELSLVCAMNFIFTDDKYNGSTITIFGNNPILQQRRELPVIGGTGVFRMASGVAMLNTIYFDVAGGNATVEYNVMLQHY; encoded by the coding sequence ATGACCAACATTATGGATGATCCATTAACAGCTGGCCCCGAGTTCACGTCGAAGCCTGTAGGTCGAGCCCAAGGCATGTATTCTACTTCCTCTATGGAGGAATTAAGTTTAGTCTGTGCCATGAATTTCATTttcactgatgacaagtacaatGGCAGTACTATAACCATTTTTGGTAACAATCCGATTCTCCAACAGCGTAGAGAGCTCCCGGTTATTGGAGGAACTGGTGTCTTTCGAATGGCAAGCGGAGTTGCCATGTTGAATACCATCTACTTTGATGTTGCTGGTGGAAATGCAACGGTTGAGTACAATGTTATGCTCCAGCATTATTAA
- the LOC108210895 gene encoding pentatricopeptide repeat-containing protein At2g21090 — MPKFSKRPCIVQSIINLCSQGLFKQAIHSLDIIARKGTRLDSNILAFLLRECADSRSLKEGRWVHLHLKLTGFKHPSTFLLNHLINMYCKCGDHVVARQLFDKMSDRNLYSWNNMVSGYVKLGMVGAARRLFDRMPVRDVVSWNSMVVGYAKSGEFGECVRFFKELRRSSIGLNEFSFSGVLTVCVKGKDFGFTKQVHCRVLVDGFLSNVVIVSSIVDAYAACGKLDDSRRLFDEMKIRDVLAWTTLVSGYAKWGKMKLARELFDAMPEKNSVSWTALVSGYARKNMGDEALELFTTMIRSRFKPDQFTFSSCLCACASIPSLKHGKEIHAFLMRSNFRPNTIVVSSLIDMYSKCGKIRTGERVFDVSGDKNDIILWNTIISALAQHGLGEEAIQMFRYMVRRGLQPDRITLVVILNACSHSGLVQEGLCIFESITSYYGVSLDQEHYACLIDLLGRAGKFDEVLKQLKRIPFEPDSRVWNALLGVSRIHGNIEMGRMAAEHLVKLDPLSYAGYVALSSIYAALGKWESAENIRQIMNDRNLKKDQALSW, encoded by the coding sequence ATGCCCAAATTCTCTAAGCGCCCATGTATTGTTCAATCTATCATCAATCTATGCTCTCAAGGTCTCTTCAAACAAGCCATTCATTCCCTTGATATTATTGCTCGTAAAGGTACTCGTTTAGACTCGAATATACTTGCTTTTCTTCTGCGTGAGTGTGCTGATTCCAGGTCTTTAAAAGAGGGCAGATGGGTCCATCTTCATTTGAAGCTCACTGGGTTCAAACACCCCAGTACGTTTTTATTGAATCATTTGATTAATATGTACTGTAAATGTGGTGATCATGTTGTTGCACGCCaactgtttgataaaatgtcggaTAGGAATTTGTATTCGTGGAATAATATGGTTTCTGGGTATGTTAAGTTGGGGATGGTGGGTGCTGCTAGGAGGTTGTTTGATAGAATGCCGGTGAGGGATGTTGTGTCGTGGAATAGCATGGTTGTTGGGTATGCCAAGAGTGGGGAGTTTGGTGAGTGTGTGAGGTTTTTTAAGGAGTTGAGGAGGTCGTCGATTGGGTTAAATGAGTTCAGCTTTTCTGGGGTTTTGACTGTTTGTGTGAAAGGTAAGGATTTTGGGTTTACTAAGCAGGTTCATTGTCGGGTTTTGGTTGATGGGTTTTTGTCAAATGTGGTAATAGTGAGTTCTATCGTTGATGCATATGCTGCTTGCGGGAAGTTAGATGACTCGAGAAGATTGTTTGATGAGATGAAAATTAGGGATGTTCTTGCTTGGACCACCTTGGTATCTGGATATGCCAAGTGGGGAAAGATGAAATTAGCTAGGGAATTGTTTGATGCCATGCCTGAGAAAAATTCTGTCTCTTGGACTGCTTTAGTCTCAGGATATGCTAGAAAGAATATGGGAGATGAGGCCCTTGAATTATTTACAACAATGATAAGGTCTCGTTTCAAACCAGATCAATTTACTTTTAGTAGTTGCCTGTGTGCTTGTGCTAGTATACCATCACTTAAGCATGGTAAAGAAATTCATGCATTTTTGATGAGGAGTAATTTCAGACCTAATACAATTGTTGTGAGCTCTCTCATCGACATGTATTCAAAGTGTGGAAAGATACGAACAGGAGAAAGGGTTTTTGATGTTTCGGGtgataaaaatgatattatacTGTGGAACACAATTATATCTGCCTTGGCACAACATGGTCTTGGTGAAGAAGCAATACAAATGTTTAGATACATGGTACGCAGAGGCTTGCAACCCGATAGAATAACTCTTGTTGTCATTTTAAATGCTTGCAGCCACTCGGGGCTTGTACAGGAGGGCCTTTGCATTTTTGAATCCATTACAAGTTACTATGGTGTCTCTCTGGATCAAGAACATTATGCATGCTTAATTGATCTTCTGGGTCGAGCGGGTAAGTTTGATGAGGTGCTAAAGCAGCTCAAAAGGATCCCCTTTGAACCTGATAGTCGTGTTTGGAATGCCTTACTAGGTGTTTCTAGGATTCATGGTAACATCGAAATGGGAAGAATGGCAGCTGAACACCTTGTTAAATTGGACCCTTTGTCCTATGCGGGTTATGTTGCGCTGTCAAGTATATACGCTGCACTTGGGAAATGGGAATCTGCGGAGAACATAAGACAGATCATGAATGATAGAAATTTGAAGAAAGACCAAGCACTTAGCTGGTGA